One part of the Caproiciproducens sp. CPB-2 genome encodes these proteins:
- a CDS encoding stage II sporulation protein M, giving the protein MNGSLYLLRGCLSMIVVKHSFRHRPVINSRILLKALRENYVLVLFSLSLIIGMIFGAVFARNADFTALNKLDFLFYSNYKARAVQPIISIFSASFASSFLFILACFLCGLSVWGMFIIPAVLFFRGFGLGLTSGYLYAAYGFMGVLFNLVVILPGAFVCCLAILLAAREGTRFSRMIASCSVVSQRGTISPPKMKPYLLNFGAILMVAFLAAVIDVIFSGCFAGMFSF; this is encoded by the coding sequence ATGAATGGTTCCTTATATCTGTTAAGGGGATGTTTGAGTATGATTGTTGTAAAACACAGCTTTCGGCACAGGCCTGTTATCAACAGCAGGATTCTTTTAAAAGCACTGCGTGAAAATTATGTTCTGGTGCTGTTCTCGCTTTCTTTAATCATCGGCATGATTTTTGGAGCGGTTTTCGCCAGAAATGCGGATTTCACAGCGTTAAATAAACTGGATTTTCTATTTTACAGCAATTATAAAGCCAGGGCTGTACAGCCGATTATCTCCATTTTCTCCGCTTCCTTTGCTTCCTCCTTTCTTTTTATACTGGCCTGTTTTCTTTGCGGGCTTTCCGTGTGGGGGATGTTTATCATCCCTGCGGTTCTGTTTTTCCGGGGTTTCGGCTTGGGGCTGACATCCGGATATCTGTATGCGGCGTATGGCTTTATGGGCGTATTATTTAATCTGGTGGTTATTTTGCCCGGGGCATTTGTGTGCTGCCTTGCAATTCTGCTTGCGGCAAGGGAGGGGACACGATTTTCCCGAATGATTGCGTCATGCAGTGTCGTGTCTCAAAGAGGGACAATCAGCCCGCCAAAAATGAAACCGTATTTACTGAATTTCGGTGCCATTCTGATGGTTGCTTTTCTGGCGGCGGTGATTGACGTTATATTTTCAGGATGTTTTGCGGGTATGTTTTCTTTTTAA
- the tgt gene encoding tRNA guanosine(34) transglycosylase Tgt: MYKLISNTGAARRGEFTTPHGTVQTPAFMNVATCGAIKGGVSALDLKDLKCQVQLCNTYHLHLRPGDENVKKLGGLHRFTRWDGPILTDSGGFQVFSLAKLRNITEEGVTFASHIDGHKIFMGPEESMRIQSNLASTIAMAFDECVENPSEYDYARSSCQRTVRWLYRCKAEMDRLNTLPDTINPRQMLWGINQGSTYEDLRIENMKQIRELGLDGYAIGGLAVGEAAEEMYRIIEAVEPEMPKDKPRYLMGVGTPANILESVRRGVDIFDCVMPSRNARHGHTFTWDGCRNMMNAKYTLDEKPIDEHCDCPVCRNFTRAYIHHLFKSGEMLAMRLCVMHNIYFYNSILEQIRLSLDEGRFEEFYSNNILKLSLRI, encoded by the coding sequence ATGTATAAGCTAATCAGCAATACGGGAGCGGCAAGGCGCGGCGAATTCACTACGCCGCACGGGACGGTTCAAACTCCGGCTTTTATGAACGTGGCTACCTGCGGCGCGATTAAAGGCGGTGTGTCCGCGCTGGATCTGAAGGACCTGAAATGCCAGGTACAGCTCTGCAATACCTATCATCTTCATCTGAGGCCGGGCGACGAAAACGTGAAAAAGCTGGGCGGCCTGCACCGGTTCACCCGGTGGGACGGGCCAATCCTGACCGACAGCGGCGGATTTCAGGTGTTCTCGCTGGCAAAGCTCAGGAATATTACCGAGGAGGGCGTGACCTTCGCTTCTCATATCGACGGCCATAAAATCTTTATGGGACCGGAGGAAAGCATGAGAATTCAGTCCAACCTGGCCTCTACCATTGCAATGGCCTTTGACGAATGTGTGGAGAATCCTTCGGAATACGATTACGCGCGCAGCTCCTGTCAGCGCACGGTTCGCTGGCTGTATCGGTGCAAGGCGGAAATGGACAGGCTGAACACGCTGCCGGACACGATCAATCCCCGCCAGATGCTGTGGGGAATCAATCAGGGCAGCACCTACGAGGACCTGCGCATCGAGAATATGAAACAGATCCGCGAGCTCGGCCTCGACGGGTACGCGATCGGCGGGCTGGCGGTGGGGGAGGCCGCGGAAGAGATGTACCGCATCATCGAGGCGGTGGAGCCCGAAATGCCGAAGGACAAGCCCCGTTATCTGATGGGGGTGGGAACCCCGGCCAATATTCTGGAGTCGGTCAGGCGCGGAGTGGATATTTTCGACTGCGTTATGCCGTCCAGAAACGCCCGTCACGGGCACACCTTTACCTGGGACGGCTGCCGGAATATGATGAACGCGAAATACACGCTCGATGAGAAACCGATCGACGAACACTGCGACTGTCCCGTTTGCCGCAATTTTACGCGCGCATACATTCACCATCTTTTTAAAAGCGGAGAGATGCTCGCTATGCGGCTTTGCGTCATGCACAACATCTATTTTTACAATTCCATTCTGGAACAGATCCGTCTTTCTCTTGATGAGGGGCGTTTTGAAGAATTCTATAGCAATAATATCTTGAAATTGAGCTTGAGGATATAA
- a CDS encoding tyrosine recombinase XerC, which translates to MKSEIKSEWMSEAPPVIKEFLGYVGTIKGKSPKTVDEYYLDLRTFFRYIKKSRDLVPPETDFEKISISDIDLDLIKTITLTHVFEYMNYLSTERQNKASTRSRKVSSLRTFFKYLTNKTGKLAVNPVQELETPKQRKALPKYLTLEQSLELLSKVDGPAKERDYCILTLFLNCGMRLSELVGLNLSDVRHGTSTVRIVGKGNKERIVYLNDACLDAIDRYVAVRPNDALTDKNALFISKQKKRISPKTVQYLVKKYLSEIELGNLSVHKLRHTAATLMYQHGHVDIRVLKDILGHENLGTTEIYTHLSDEQMANAAKANPLSQVRRRDSADLKKTIKKEPE; encoded by the coding sequence ATGAAATCAGAAATAAAATCCGAATGGATGTCTGAAGCGCCGCCGGTCATCAAAGAATTTCTGGGATACGTCGGGACGATTAAAGGAAAATCTCCAAAAACCGTTGATGAATACTATCTTGACTTACGTACGTTCTTCAGGTATATTAAAAAATCCCGGGACCTTGTGCCACCGGAAACCGATTTCGAGAAAATCAGTATTTCCGACATTGATCTCGATCTCATTAAAACCATTACTCTGACGCATGTTTTTGAGTACATGAATTATCTGTCCACAGAACGCCAGAACAAAGCTTCGACCCGGTCCAGAAAGGTTTCCAGTTTACGGACTTTTTTTAAATATCTGACGAATAAGACCGGAAAACTGGCTGTAAACCCGGTTCAGGAGCTGGAAACGCCCAAGCAAAGGAAAGCTTTGCCGAAATATCTGACTTTGGAGCAAAGTCTGGAGCTTTTGTCCAAAGTGGACGGCCCTGCCAAAGAACGGGACTACTGTATCCTTACACTGTTTTTAAACTGCGGCATGCGGTTGTCCGAACTGGTCGGCCTGAATCTGAGCGATGTCCGCCACGGCACGTCGACGGTCAGGATCGTCGGCAAAGGCAACAAGGAACGGATCGTTTATCTGAACGACGCCTGTCTTGACGCGATCGACCGGTATGTCGCGGTGCGGCCCAACGATGCCCTGACAGACAAAAACGCACTGTTCATCAGTAAGCAGAAGAAACGCATCAGCCCGAAAACCGTACAGTATCTCGTCAAAAAGTACCTTTCGGAAATTGAACTCGGCAACCTTTCCGTACATAAGCTCCGCCACACGGCGGCGACCCTGATGTATCAGCACGGACATGTCGACATCCGGGTCTTAAAGGATATTTTAGGCCACGAAAATCTGGGTACCACAGAGATTTACACCCATTTGTCCGACGAACAGATGGCCAACGCGGCAAAGGCGAATCCTCTGTCACAGGTAAGGCGGCGAGATTCCGCTGATTTAAAAAAGACGATAAAAAAAGAACCGGAATGA
- a CDS encoding DUF6873 family GME fold protein, with protein sequence MGFIQTPNLPESDVAAAAMSGTYPAVADALRARNIEVLPIKPCKALSVPVCCHADMLLHHLGGNRIVAANGEEDLKIRLEQLGFEVSYSNKCISNSYPQDVILNCARIGNRLLANWKAIDSTIYEYCSANRIEITDVRQGYAKCSTIIVDSRSVITADPSIAEAAERMRMDVLKITPGYVNLEGYEYGFLGGACGMIGKGKLAFTGSIKNHPDYSGMKSFCDQKKVELISLTDGPLLDIGGILPLKAVNRIEKETLERNRNP encoded by the coding sequence ATGGGTTTTATCCAAACTCCGAACCTTCCGGAGTCGGACGTGGCCGCAGCGGCCATGTCCGGTACATATCCCGCAGTTGCGGACGCGCTCAGAGCGCGGAATATAGAAGTTCTTCCGATAAAGCCGTGTAAGGCTTTGAGCGTGCCGGTATGCTGTCACGCCGATATGCTGCTGCACCACCTGGGCGGCAATCGAATCGTTGCGGCAAATGGGGAAGAGGATCTGAAAATAAGACTGGAACAATTAGGGTTCGAGGTATCCTATTCGAACAAATGTATTTCCAATTCTTATCCGCAGGATGTCATTTTAAATTGCGCCCGTATCGGAAACCGGTTATTGGCCAACTGGAAGGCCATCGACAGCACGATTTATGAGTACTGCAGCGCGAACCGGATAGAAATAACGGACGTAAGGCAAGGATACGCGAAATGCTCCACAATCATTGTCGATAGCCGGTCTGTAATCACGGCGGACCCGTCCATAGCGGAAGCGGCGGAAAGAATGAGGATGGATGTTCTGAAAATTACGCCGGGCTATGTAAATTTAGAGGGATACGAATATGGGTTTCTTGGAGGCGCCTGCGGAATGATTGGAAAAGGAAAACTGGCTTTTACAGGCAGCATCAAAAATCATCCTGATTATTCTGGTATGAAAAGCTTCTGTGATCAGAAAAAGGTGGAATTGATTTCTCTGACGGACGGTCCGCTGCTGGACATTGGGGGAATTCTTCCGTTAAAAGCCGTAAACCGTATCGAAAAAGAAACCTTAGAAAGAAATAGAAATCCTTGA
- the scfB gene encoding thioether cross-link-forming SCIFF peptide maturase: MIHKYSLNGFHIVLDTNSGAVHLFDDAPFDMLDYLNDSVPENPPREMLNGLSGKYDGETVREAYEELKELYRIGQLFSMDEYGKFAEMMKDAPVKSMCLNIAHDCNLRCEYCFAAKGDFGRGRMLMPFAVGKRAIDFLIEKSEGRHNLEVDFFGGEPLMNFEVVKQIVNYARSIEKEHNKNFRFTITTNGILLTDDKIDFINREMSNCVLSLDGRKSVNDLLRVRADGTGSYDTIVPKFQKLVASRGDKDYYARGTFTKHNLDFTNDVLHMAELGFEQISVEPVVSDVKLDYSIREEDLPRVFEEYERLANTIIDRKKAGKGFNFFHFMLDLDQGPCAIKRLRGCGCGNEYIAVTPEGDIFPCHQFVGDESFKMGNVMDGTLNTDMKHSFALANVYSKPECRNCWAKFYCSGGCNANSQQYEGDIHKAHKISCDLEKKRLECAIMIKAAMAE; this comes from the coding sequence ATGATTCACAAGTATTCTTTAAATGGTTTTCATATCGTACTGGACACCAACAGCGGGGCAGTTCATCTTTTTGACGACGCGCCGTTTGATATGCTGGACTATTTAAATGACAGCGTGCCGGAGAATCCTCCCCGGGAAATGCTGAACGGCCTGAGCGGAAAATATGACGGCGAAACCGTTCGTGAAGCCTATGAGGAGCTGAAAGAGCTGTACCGGATCGGTCAGCTTTTTTCAATGGACGAATATGGAAAGTTCGCTGAAATGATGAAGGATGCCCCGGTAAAATCCATGTGCCTGAATATTGCCCACGATTGCAATTTAAGGTGCGAATACTGCTTTGCCGCCAAGGGAGACTTTGGCCGCGGCAGAATGCTGATGCCCTTTGCGGTAGGGAAGAGAGCAATCGATTTCCTGATCGAGAAATCAGAGGGAAGGCATAACCTTGAAGTCGATTTCTTCGGCGGCGAACCGCTGATGAATTTTGAGGTTGTCAAGCAAATCGTCAATTATGCCCGCAGTATCGAAAAAGAACACAATAAAAACTTCCGGTTCACCATTACGACAAACGGCATCTTGCTGACGGACGATAAGATCGATTTTATCAACCGGGAAATGTCCAACTGCGTGCTGTCCCTTGACGGAAGAAAAAGCGTCAATGATCTTTTGCGGGTCAGGGCCGACGGTACGGGCAGCTATGATACAATTGTTCCGAAGTTCCAAAAGCTGGTCGCGTCACGCGGCGACAAGGACTATTACGCCAGAGGAACCTTTACCAAACACAATCTTGATTTTACCAACGATGTGTTACATATGGCCGAGCTTGGCTTTGAGCAGATTTCCGTTGAGCCGGTGGTCTCGGACGTGAAGCTGGATTATTCGATCAGGGAAGAGGACTTGCCCCGCGTATTTGAAGAGTATGAGCGTCTGGCAAATACGATCATTGACCGCAAAAAGGCGGGGAAGGGGTTCAATTTCTTCCACTTTATGCTGGATCTCGATCAAGGCCCGTGCGCCATTAAGCGCCTTCGCGGCTGCGGCTGCGGCAACGAATACATTGCCGTAACGCCCGAGGGAGATATTTTTCCCTGTCATCAGTTCGTAGGGGACGAGAGCTTTAAAATGGGGAATGTCATGGACGGAACCTTGAATACCGATATGAAGCATTCCTTCGCGCTGGCAAACGTCTATTCAAAACCGGAATGCAGAAACTGCTGGGCCAAATTTTACTGCAGCGGCGGCTGCAACGCGAACAGCCAGCAGTATGAAGGGGATATCCATAAAGCCCATAAGATCTCCTGTGATCTTGAAAAAAAACGCCTGGAATGCGCCATTATGATCAAGGCGGCCATGGCTGAATAG
- a CDS encoding tyrosine recombinase — MKDYCSDFSNYLVNKKAVSANTLDSYIRDVGHFLSFLDENGPGDPAQADSDFINTYVANLTELKKSNATITRNVASIRCFYQYLIITGQADSNPAKAVKLEKTVKKLPQILSGKEIELLLSQPDTQESKGCRDKAMLELLYATGIRASELVDLNIQDINIHTGMLSCKNDKSERLIPVYPTAVNAISEYIIRVRSLIITPDGGQALFTNLNGRRLTRQGFWKIVKGYAEKAGIVKEITPHTLRHSFALHLLENGAELKDIQMMLGHADISSTQVYVHLLNDHFKKVYNNCHPRAKLG; from the coding sequence ATGAAGGACTACTGTTCGGATTTCAGCAATTATCTGGTCAATAAAAAAGCTGTGTCTGCAAACACACTGGATTCGTATATTCGCGACGTCGGGCATTTCTTATCATTTCTGGATGAGAACGGGCCGGGCGATCCAGCTCAGGCGGATTCCGACTTTATCAATACATATGTTGCAAATCTGACAGAATTAAAAAAGTCAAACGCTACGATTACGAGAAATGTCGCTTCCATCCGGTGTTTTTATCAGTACCTGATTATTACCGGCCAGGCGGACAGCAATCCCGCAAAGGCCGTTAAACTGGAAAAGACGGTAAAAAAACTCCCACAGATCCTGTCCGGCAAGGAAATTGAGCTTTTGCTGTCCCAGCCGGATACTCAGGAATCGAAGGGCTGCCGCGACAAAGCCATGCTGGAGCTTCTGTATGCAACCGGAATCAGGGCTTCGGAGCTGGTTGATTTGAATATTCAGGATATTAACATCCACACGGGGATGCTGAGCTGCAAAAATGACAAAAGCGAGCGGTTGATTCCGGTTTATCCCACGGCGGTAAACGCCATATCGGAATATATTATCAGAGTCAGGAGCCTGATCATCACGCCGGATGGGGGACAGGCACTCTTTACGAATCTGAACGGCCGCAGGCTTACCCGTCAGGGCTTCTGGAAAATTGTAAAAGGATATGCGGAAAAGGCGGGAATCGTCAAAGAAATTACTCCCCATACGCTCCGCCATTCCTTTGCACTGCATCTGCTGGAAAACGGCGCGGAGCTGAAAGATATACAGATGATGCTCGGCCACGCGGATATTTCCTCCACACAGGTTTACGTACACTTATTAAACGATCATTTTAAAAAAGTGTACAACAACTGCCATCCGCGTGCAAAGCTGGGTTAA
- the proC gene encoding pyrroline-5-carboxylate reductase, with the protein MSDKILGFIGAGNMAGAIINGIVGTKTFPAQQVFVYDINREKREALRQKAGVRTVDSIEQLIEKCDIVFLAVKPQNFAEVLASIKPVVNQKILFVSIAAGISTHYINSALGCRCPVIRTMPNTPLLIGKGATALSRTENVTDEDFQLVLSLFGACGTVTVLDESRMNAVISVNSSSPAYIYLFAKAMLDSAVKQGIAADTALQLICQTLEGSAGMLRQPELTPEMLIKMVSSPGGTTLKALDVFYEHHFEQIVDEAMRACTKRAEELGK; encoded by the coding sequence TTGAGTGATAAAATACTGGGGTTTATCGGCGCCGGCAATATGGCAGGCGCTATTATTAATGGGATTGTCGGGACAAAAACCTTTCCGGCACAGCAGGTTTTTGTTTATGATATCAACCGGGAGAAACGGGAAGCGCTGCGGCAAAAGGCGGGAGTACGGACCGTTGACTCGATTGAACAGCTAATTGAAAAATGCGATATCGTTTTTCTGGCGGTCAAACCGCAGAATTTTGCTGAAGTATTGGCTTCGATAAAACCTGTTGTAAATCAAAAAATTCTGTTTGTTTCTATTGCGGCGGGCATTTCGACCCACTATATCAACAGTGCTCTTGGCTGCCGGTGTCCAGTTATCAGGACCATGCCCAACACGCCCCTTTTGATCGGCAAGGGCGCAACCGCATTAAGCAGGACGGAAAATGTAACGGACGAAGATTTTCAGCTGGTTCTGTCATTATTCGGAGCCTGCGGAACGGTAACGGTTTTGGATGAAAGTCGGATGAACGCCGTCATTTCCGTAAACAGCAGCAGCCCGGCGTATATTTATCTGTTCGCCAAAGCGATGCTGGACAGCGCCGTTAAACAGGGGATCGCCGCCGACACGGCTTTGCAGCTGATCTGCCAGACGCTGGAGGGCAGCGCGGGGATGCTGCGCCAGCCGGAACTGACCCCGGAAATGCTGATTAAAATGGTCTCTTCACCCGGTGGAACCACCTTAAAAGCACTGGATGTTTTTTATGAGCATCATTTTGAGCAAATCGTGGACGAGGCGATGAGGGCCTGTACAAAAAGAGCGGAAGAGCTGGGCAAGTAA
- the scfA gene encoding six-cysteine ranthipeptide SCIFF, whose translation MKQIKTLNKANLKESAVKGGCGECQASCQSACKTSCTVANQKCENAGR comes from the coding sequence ATGAAACAGATTAAGACTTTGAATAAAGCCAATTTAAAAGAGAGCGCGGTCAAAGGCGGATGCGGCGAGTGCCAGGCGTCCTGTCAGTCGGCCTGCAAAACTTCCTGCACTGTCGCAAACCAGAAATGCGAAAACGCCGGCAGATAA
- a CDS encoding ABC transporter permease: MSDYVKSAFQNLGRKRVRTVLTILGIAIGVASVVMIGNISQCGTNALSNELESLGLSGLTISSSSDTAAPVSLNEDDLSIIKRCDQVEQAAPVMVESTDISARKLSSKALVWGIDTNASQIISINLLYGRLFNSEDISTGANVCLVDEAFSKSTYMRSNIIGKTVSIMSGGVEENYKVIGIIKTGSGLLQNMIGNYIPTFVYVPYTTVQATSGRNDFDQIVVKVKSGGNVESIGKTIVDTLNRDNGTADAFVSNNLAKQKDSLTNMLGIVTLILSAVGSVSLLVASLSIMTVMLVSVNERTREIGIKKAIGAKQSSIMLEFMFEAVLISLIGCVCGIAAGYVISFAGAEYFGVELSTRADIMMIAVEFSLASGTVFGVYPAYKASRLKPVDALRQE; encoded by the coding sequence ATGAGTGACTATGTGAAATCTGCATTTCAGAATTTGGGCAGAAAGCGTGTCAGGACGGTGCTTACCATACTGGGAATCGCGATCGGTGTGGCCTCCGTCGTGATGATCGGCAATATCAGCCAGTGCGGAACCAACGCGCTCAGCAACGAGCTGGAAAGCCTCGGTCTGAGCGGTCTTACCATTTCCTCTTCGTCGGATACCGCCGCCCCGGTTTCTCTCAATGAAGACGACCTGAGTATTATCAAGCGGTGCGATCAGGTGGAACAGGCAGCTCCCGTGATGGTGGAAAGCACGGATATCTCGGCCAGAAAATTGAGTTCCAAAGCTCTGGTGTGGGGGATAGACACCAACGCAAGCCAGATTATTTCCATTAATCTGCTATACGGCCGGCTGTTCAATTCGGAGGATATCAGCACAGGCGCAAACGTATGTTTGGTAGATGAAGCCTTTTCAAAAAGCACCTATATGAGAAGCAATATCATTGGGAAAACAGTGTCCATTATGAGCGGCGGAGTCGAAGAAAATTATAAGGTGATCGGGATTATTAAAACGGGCAGCGGCCTTTTGCAGAACATGATCGGGAACTATATCCCCACCTTCGTCTATGTTCCTTACACCACTGTTCAGGCCACGTCCGGAAGAAACGATTTCGACCAGATCGTGGTCAAAGTGAAATCCGGCGGCAATGTAGAGAGCATCGGAAAAACAATCGTAGACACGCTCAACCGCGACAACGGGACAGCGGACGCGTTCGTATCCAATAATCTTGCCAAGCAGAAGGACAGCCTTACCAATATGCTGGGAATTGTTACTCTGATTCTTTCCGCGGTAGGCTCCGTTTCCTTATTGGTGGCAAGCCTGAGCATCATGACCGTCATGCTGGTTTCGGTTAACGAACGGACCCGGGAAATCGGAATCAAGAAAGCGATCGGGGCAAAGCAAAGCTCCATCATGCTGGAATTTATGTTCGAGGCCGTTCTGATCTCCCTGATCGGCTGCGTCTGCGGTATCGCGGCGGGATATGTCATTTCCTTCGCCGGCGCTGAATATTTTGGCGTGGAGCTGAGTACAAGGGCGGATATCATGATGATCGCGGTAGAATTCTCCCTTGCATCCGGCACTGTTTTCGGGGTTTATCCGGCTTATAAAGCGTCAAGGCTGAAGCCCGTCGACGCGCTCAGACAGGAGTAA
- a CDS encoding TIGR04086 family membrane protein: protein MKSKKHLKHLNENPMFGALRSILLGTVVGAVICAALLGVFALAFVSAGHIPQNLISPMMLGLSVLASFVAGFVTAKISRKRGLAYGALSGLLLFVLFLVSGMIASHEPVSLTAGIRMLVMVLSGAIGGLLAVSKKSKVK, encoded by the coding sequence ATGAAAAGCAAGAAGCATTTAAAGCATTTAAATGAAAATCCGATGTTTGGAGCGCTGCGCTCCATTCTCCTCGGGACTGTCGTCGGGGCCGTAATTTGTGCTGCCCTGCTGGGTGTTTTTGCCTTGGCCTTTGTGTCGGCGGGACATATTCCGCAGAATCTGATTTCCCCTATGATGCTCGGATTGTCCGTGCTCGCGTCCTTTGTGGCGGGGTTTGTCACAGCGAAAATTTCCCGTAAACGCGGTTTGGCCTACGGCGCTTTGTCCGGTTTGCTGCTGTTTGTATTGTTTCTTGTTTCCGGTATGATTGCGTCCCATGAGCCTGTTTCCCTTACGGCCGGAATCAGGATGCTGGTAATGGTTCTTTCCGGCGCGATCGGCGGGCTGCTTGCGGTCAGTAAGAAGTCAAAAGTAAAATAA
- a CDS encoding efflux RND transporter periplasmic adaptor subunit has product MKKYAMLLSFTSMMVVGILTWGVFSRNSVVPVSIVKVNPVTVENSVTCSGRVERVSTHNVYSPSAAFVSQVYVQLGDKVTQGQRLMDIQVPSSASDSSSSSDSELDGTYESLLNQYSGQSQITTRTITSPYEGKITSLSVANQGYVQAGTPVAVISDNSDMLQVRLSVNESQISDIKKGQKAIITGVGFKNTAYTGTVKSISAEAKQMVSTTGQETVVEVIVSVEKPGSDIKPGYTAKAKIITSENPNVLIAPYNAVRADKNGNEYVFKLKEKKAVKTPVVTDREFDDGFEITSGLSENDEVIANPDSVSNGAHVIPKESSVSSDE; this is encoded by the coding sequence ATGAAGAAGTATGCAATGCTATTATCCTTTACATCTATGATGGTCGTAGGAATCCTCACATGGGGTGTTTTTTCGCGAAATTCGGTCGTTCCTGTCAGTATTGTAAAGGTGAACCCAGTTACAGTCGAAAATTCTGTGACGTGCAGCGGCAGGGTAGAGCGGGTTTCGACGCACAACGTCTACTCGCCGTCCGCGGCTTTTGTCAGCCAGGTTTATGTTCAGCTGGGGGACAAAGTTACCCAGGGACAGCGCTTAATGGACATTCAGGTGCCTTCCTCCGCTTCCGATTCTTCCAGTTCTTCCGATTCCGAATTGGATGGAACGTACGAAAGCCTTCTCAATCAATACAGCGGACAGAGCCAGATTACGACCAGGACGATTACTTCTCCGTACGAAGGAAAAATCACGTCGCTCTCGGTTGCCAACCAGGGCTACGTCCAGGCCGGCACTCCGGTCGCGGTCATATCGGACAACTCCGATATGCTTCAGGTAAGGCTTTCGGTCAATGAATCGCAGATTTCCGACATAAAGAAAGGGCAAAAGGCGATTATTACCGGCGTAGGATTTAAAAACACGGCGTATACCGGCACTGTCAAAAGCATTTCCGCCGAAGCGAAACAGATGGTTTCCACAACGGGGCAGGAAACGGTGGTAGAGGTAATCGTCAGCGTCGAAAAACCGGGGAGCGATATCAAGCCCGGTTATACCGCGAAGGCAAAAATTATTACATCTGAAAACCCCAATGTCCTTATTGCGCCCTATAACGCTGTCAGAGCCGATAAAAATGGAAATGAGTATGTGTTCAAGTTAAAAGAAAAGAAGGCCGTCAAAACTCCTGTGGTGACCGACAGAGAATTTGACGACGGTTTTGAAATAACCAGCGGTCTGTCCGAAAACGATGAAGTCATCGCCAACCCGGATTCCGTGTCAAACGGGGCTCACGTCATCCCCAAAGAAAGTTCGGTGAGCTCCGATGAGTGA
- the yajC gene encoding preprotein translocase subunit YajC translates to MNFNTLTGTTAAGGSTWTIVLLYVAIIGAFYFFGIRPQSKKKKNEEKMRNNIQIGDDITTIGGIVGRVVGIKDDSDTIVIETGTDRVKIRIKRWAIGSIDTVHADAE, encoded by the coding sequence ATGAATTTCAACACTTTGACAGGAACCACTGCGGCCGGAGGAAGTACATGGACCATCGTTCTCCTTTACGTGGCCATTATCGGCGCTTTTTATTTCTTTGGAATCCGTCCCCAGTCCAAGAAAAAGAAAAACGAAGAGAAAATGCGCAATAATATCCAAATCGGCGATGATATCACCACAATCGGCGGAATTGTCGGACGAGTAGTCGGCATTAAGGACGATTCTGACACCATCGTTATCGAAACCGGTACGGACCGCGTCAAAATCCGCATCAAGCGCTGGGCGATCGGAAGCATCGATACCGTTCACGCGGACGCCGAATAA